The Anopheles coluzzii chromosome 2, AcolN3, whole genome shotgun sequence genome window below encodes:
- the LOC120952572 gene encoding uncharacterized protein LOC120952572: MKQHGFLLCVAIAMSLAAPQQAEPIVKDDIAEIRTIVTDLLASGVQINLEQHQTRFVDGDTENLIIENFLFASEDGLVFTVTSERVLDKNYQPKVVSYFDVTDDDAQKVLLSLLGGGNIKTLTINKK, encoded by the exons ATGAAGCAGCATGGGTTTCTCCTGTGCGTAGCGATTGCGATGTCGCTAGCTGCACCTCAGCAGGCAGAGCCGATCGTGAAAGACGATATCGCAGAGATACGAACGATCGTGACGGATCTGCTCGCGAGTGG TGTGCAAATCAACCTGGAGCAGCATCAGACCCGATTCGTTGACGGTGACACAGAAAACCTGATCATAGAGAACTTTCTTTTTGCGAGCGAGGATGGACTCGTTTTTACTGTAACCTCGGAGCGAGTTCTAG ATAAAAACTACCAACCAAAGGTGGTGTCCTACTTCGATGTGACAGATGACGACGCACAGAAGGTTCTGCTCTCGCTGCTTGGTGGAGGAAACATTAAGA